One window of the Betta splendens chromosome 21, fBetSpl5.4, whole genome shotgun sequence genome contains the following:
- the rftn2 gene encoding LOW QUALITY PROTEIN: raftlin-2 (The sequence of the model RefSeq protein was modified relative to this genomic sequence to represent the inferred CDS: inserted 1 base in 1 codon; deleted 4 bases in 3 codons; substituted 1 base at 1 genomic stop codon) has protein sequence MGCGLRKLEDPEGQQPGKESTPRLKRPQVESKTDTVYEXVLLDFSLEGSRPTVQYVASLSELPLALQPYYTQGYVLAALHPIILSVGRTRSLPFSLLYRAILARPAPSKQTASMCHSVPVLRVEEWPLPGDSLTGDTVHALIDRVNSSARGGVRFIGSVLQQVSGSTEGRVHSPKRGCRSPPHTPPGDRELEDNSYSPDLRLLVFFHSWAPGCAPLDSLACQYHQGALSMRVSRKGQVVSALEADWLELTAAYYRRGWSLVDSFVYWNTAKGCCMLQAKPVPRSLEGLFVYEERSTSPPANDTIVVEQWTVIEVSVALIVKTDYGPLLHTLAEFGWLLTCVLPTPIIRHDSDGNLATKQVVFLQRPVRRVRQQDTTGSRXTRLHKLSCGSIVEHHCSLPSPTTGGIVGFPVFGGGYPSALSHLEEGVYEQEEGKAEVTCM, from the exons TGCGGCTTGAGGAAACTGGAGGACCCGGAGGGACAGCAGCCC GGGAAAGAATCTACTCCACGCTTGAAGAGACCGCAGGTGGAAAGTAAAACGGACACAGTGTACG TTGTGCTGCTGGACTTCAGCCTGGAAG GCAGCCGCCCGACGGTGCAGTACGTGGCCTCTCTGAGCGAGCTGCCTCTGGCCCTGCAGCCCTACTACACACAGGGCTACGTGCTGGCCGCCCTGCACCCCATCATCCTGTCGGTGGGGCGGACGCGCTCGCTGCCCTTCAGCCTGCTCTACCGCGCCATCCTGGCCCGGCCCGCGCCCAG caagCAGACGGCGTCCATGTGTCACAGCGTGCCCGTGCTGAGGGTGGAGGAGTGGCCGCTCCCTGGAGACTCGCTGACGGGCGACACCGTCCACGCTCTCATCGACAGG GTGAACAGCAGCGCCCGGGGAGGCGTCCGATTCATCGGCTCCGTGCTCCAGCAGGTGAGTGGAAGTACGGAGGGCAGGGTCCACAGCCCCAAGAGGGGGTGTCgctcccccccccacaccccacctggagacagagagctggaggacaaCAGCTACAGTCCTG ACCTCAGGCTGCTGGTGTTCTTCCACTCCTGGGCTCCTGGCTGTGCTCCTCTGGACTCGCTGGCCTGCCAgtaccaccagggggcgctgtccATGCGCGTGTCCAGGAAGGGCCAGGTGGTCAGCGCCCTGGAGGCCGACTGGCTGGAGCTGACGGCCGCCTACTACCGCCGAGGCTGGTCGCTGGTGGACTCCTTCGTCTACTGGAACACAGCGAAAGGTTG CTGTATGTTGCAGGCGAAGCCGGTGCCCAGATCCTTGGAGGGGCTGTTTGTATATGAGGAGAGAAGCACGTCGCCTCCGGCCAACGACACCATCGTCGTAGAGCAGTGGACCGTCATCGAGGTCAGCGTCGCTCTCA TTGTCAAAACCGACTACGGGCCCCTTCTGCACACGCTGGCCGAGTTCGGCTGGCTGCTCACGTGTGTGCTGCCCACA CCCATCATCCGACACGACAG tgATGGGAACCTTGCCACGAAGCAGGTCGTGTTTCTGCAGAGGCCGGTGAGGAGAGTCAGGCAGCaggacaccacaggaagcaggtaAACCAGGCTTCACAAGCTGAGTTGTGGCAGCATTGTGGAGCATCACTGCTCCCTA CCGTCTCCCACCACAGGAGGCATCGTGGGGTTCCCGGTGTTTGGAGGAGGCTATCCCAGCGCCCTGTCCCACCTGGAGGAAGGCGTCTATGAGCAGGAG GAGGGGAAGGCGGAGGTCACCTGTATGTAA
- the mob4 gene encoding LOW QUALITY PROTEIN: MOB-like protein phocein (The sequence of the model RefSeq protein was modified relative to this genomic sequence to represent the inferred CDS: deleted 3 bases in 2 codons) — MVMAEGTAVLRRNRPGTKAKDFYNWPDESFEEMDSTLAVQQYIQQNIRSDCSNIDKILEPPEGQDEGVWKYEHLRQFCLELNGLAVKLQVSCAAHQIHKSVHLSLRNLTEAIEILASGHPDTCTQMTATDSGSFYCAAHKTPKECPAIDYTRHTLDGAACLLNSNKYFPAVSIKESSVAKLGSVCRRIYRIFSHAYFHHRQIFDKYENETFLCHRFTRFVMKYNLMSKDNLIVPILEEEVQNTSSAGESEA; from the exons ATGGTCATGGCGGAGGGTACTGCAGTTCTCAGGAGGAATCGGCCTGGAACCAAGGCAAAG GATTTCTACAACTGGCCGGATGAATCCTTTGAGGAGATGGACAGCACCCTCGCTGtccaacag TACATTCAGCAGAACATTCGATCAGATTGCTCCAATATCGATAAAATCCTGGAACCGCCAGAAGGTCAGGACGAGGGAGTGTGGAAGTATGAGCACCTCAG GCAATTCTGTCTGGAGCTCAATGGACTAGCAGTAAAACTGCAGGTAAGCTGTGCAGCTCACCAGATACACAAATCTGTGCACTTGTCATTAAGGAATTTGACTGAAGCAATTGAGATTTT AGCGAGTGGCCATCCAGACACATGCACCCAGATGACAGCCACAGACAGTGGATCGTTTTATTGTGCTGCCCACAAGACACCCAAAGAG tGCCCTGCCATTGATTATACCAGG CACACGCTGGACGGAGCTGCCTGTCTTCTCAATAGCAACAAGTACTTCCCAGCAG TGAGCATCAAAGAGTCGTCTGTGGCCAAGCTGGGCTCTGTCTGTCGTCGCATATATAGGATATTCTCTCATGCCTACTTCCATCAC CGCCAGATATTTGACAAGTATGAG AACGAGACGTTCCTGTGTCACCGGTTCACACGCTTTGTTATGAAGTACAATCTGATGTCCAAGGACAACCTGATTGTGcccatcctggaggaggaagtgcagAACACCTCATCAGCTGGGGAGAGCGAGGCCTAA